A window of Hydrogenophilus thermoluteolus genomic DNA:
AGATATTCGAGCTGCTTCGCCAGCATATTGCCTGCTTCCAAGTCGGGCACGACCAGAATGTCGGCATTGCCCGCAACCGCAGAGCGGATCCCTTTGACCTTTGCCGCGACGAGCGAAACCGCGTTATCGAACGCCAAGGGGCCATCCAGCAACCCTCCGGTGATCTGTCCGCGGTCGGCCATCTTGCAGAGCGCCGCCGCCTCGACCGTCGAGCGGATCTTCGGATTGACCGTTTCGACTGCGGAGAGGATCGCCACTTTCGGTTCGGTGATCCCGATCGCATGCGCCAGATCGATCGCATTCTGCACGATGTCGCGCTTCTCTTCGAGCGTCGGTTCGATGTTGATCGCCGCGTCGGTGATCATCAGCGGATGCGGGTAGGTGGGAACGTCGGCAAGGAACACATGGGAAATGCGGCGGTCGGTCCGCAACCCCCGCTCTTTGTTCACCACTTCACTCATCAATTCGTCGGTGTGCAGCGACCCCTTCATCAACGCCGCGCACTCCCCTTTGCGGCAAAGCGCCACCGCCACTTCGGCAGACGCGTGCGAATGGGGCGTATCGACGAGCGTGATGCCGTCGAGCGACACCTCCAGTTGCTCGGCCAACGCGGTGATGCGCGCCCGCGGACCCACGAGCACCGGGTTGATCACCCCCGCCTCCTTCGCCTCCAACGCCCCCAAAAGCGCATATTCGCTGCACGGGTGCGCCACCGCCATCCGCACCGGCGGCAACCCGCGCATCAGGCTCATCAGGTGCTGGTAGC
This region includes:
- a CDS encoding bifunctional enoyl-CoA hydratase/phosphate acetyltransferase, which encodes MNAHPVVWIENKTFEEITVGEGAEITRTLRPEDIHLFAVLSGDLNPTHVDPEFARSGQFREIVGHSMWGGALFSAILGTEYPGPGTVYVRQDLRFHRPIAIGDTLTARVTVREKFAHNHHVLFDCTATNQEGLLVIDGTAEVVAPTEKIRRPRVALPEVTISDKELRYQHLMSLMRGLPPVRMAVAHPCSEYALLGALEAKEAGVINPVLVGPRARITALAEQLEVSLDGITLVDTPHSHASAEVAVALCRKGECAALMKGSLHTDELMSEVVNKERGLRTDRRISHVFLADVPTYPHPLMITDAAINIEPTLEEKRDIVQNAIDLAHAIGITEPKVAILSAVETVNPKIRSTVEAAALCKMADRGQITGGLLDGPLAFDNAVSLVAAKVKGIRSAVAGNADILVVPDLEAGNMLAKQLEYLANALMAGIVLGAKVPIVLTSRADTPETRVASCALAQILVAAKAQGMALPS